One window of the Mycobacterium sp. SVM_VP21 genome contains the following:
- a CDS encoding NAD(P)/FAD-dependent oxidoreductase, which yields MGSESGQHYEIVIVGAGFSGIGTAISLLKAGFADFLIVDDADGVGGTWHWNTYPGIAVDIPSYSYQFSYEMRTSWSRTYAHGDELKAYAERCVEKYGLQNYIRFNTTVDEACFDEGAALWRLSCSSGQNLTARFVINCSGVLSRPKWPDIPGVRDFAGVTLHTARWDHTKDLTGKRVAVIGTGASAVQLIPEVAKIASSLTVFQRTPIYCLPKPDFSIPSWAATVMRLVPGAQLMTRTASQAFVEFTFPIAAHFHSLIPVSDLMEEAAKRYMRRAVDDPVTRDQLIPRYSLGCKRPSFHNSYLATYNRRNVSLETSGITHVDHASVHTEDGKSYPIDVMVLATGFKVMESGNMPTYVLKGRGGVEQSAWWDEHRLQAFEGVSVPGFPNHFNIFGPYGYNGSSYFTLIEAQSRHIVRCLRRARTLKADYVEVRQQANDRYFGDMVSRRHRQVFWQPSCSNANSYYFDKHGDVPLRPSTTLETYWRSRTFRLSDYRFERRAESVGAR from the coding sequence ATGGGTTCTGAGTCTGGGCAGCACTACGAAATTGTAATAGTCGGAGCCGGGTTTTCTGGGATTGGTACAGCGATCAGCCTGTTGAAGGCCGGATTTGCGGACTTTCTTATAGTCGATGACGCCGATGGCGTCGGCGGTACATGGCACTGGAATACGTATCCGGGAATAGCGGTCGATATTCCGTCCTATAGTTACCAGTTCTCTTATGAGATGCGAACATCCTGGTCACGTACTTACGCTCACGGGGATGAGTTGAAGGCTTATGCAGAGCGGTGTGTAGAAAAATACGGACTCCAAAATTACATCCGGTTCAACACGACTGTGGACGAAGCCTGTTTCGACGAAGGCGCCGCACTATGGCGGCTGAGCTGCTCCTCTGGTCAGAATCTGACCGCGCGTTTTGTGATAAATTGCTCTGGCGTTCTCAGTCGGCCGAAGTGGCCTGATATTCCAGGAGTGCGCGACTTCGCCGGCGTGACGCTGCATACGGCCAGATGGGACCATACGAAAGATCTCACCGGTAAGCGGGTGGCGGTGATCGGGACTGGGGCATCTGCGGTGCAGCTGATTCCCGAAGTCGCGAAGATCGCATCAAGTCTGACGGTCTTCCAGCGAACGCCGATTTACTGCTTGCCGAAGCCGGATTTCTCCATACCGAGCTGGGCCGCGACAGTGATGCGGTTGGTGCCAGGGGCACAACTGATGACGCGCACTGCGAGTCAGGCGTTCGTCGAGTTCACATTTCCCATCGCAGCTCATTTTCACTCGTTGATCCCTGTGTCGGACCTCATGGAAGAGGCGGCGAAACGCTATATGCGTCGGGCGGTCGACGATCCGGTGACTCGAGACCAACTCATTCCTCGCTATTCGTTGGGTTGTAAGCGACCGAGTTTCCACAATTCCTATCTCGCAACGTACAACCGTCGCAATGTTTCGCTCGAGACCAGCGGCATCACCCATGTCGACCATGCCTCGGTTCACACTGAAGATGGCAAGAGTTATCCGATCGATGTCATGGTCTTGGCCACCGGGTTCAAAGTGATGGAGTCGGGCAATATGCCGACTTATGTGCTGAAGGGACGCGGTGGAGTGGAGCAGTCTGCCTGGTGGGATGAGCACCGCCTCCAAGCCTTCGAGGGTGTGAGCGTCCCAGGGTTCCCGAATCACTTCAATATCTTCGGTCCCTATGGTTACAACGGCTCCTCGTACTTCACACTCATCGAGGCGCAAAGTCGGCATATCGTCCGCTGTCTTCGTCGTGCGCGCACGCTGAAGGCTGATTACGTAGAGGTCAGACAGCAGGCGAACGATCGCTACTTCGGTGACATGGTTAGCCGCCGACATCGACAGGTTTTCTGGCAGCCGAGCTGTTCCAATGCCAACAGTTACTATTTCGACAAACACGGCGATGTTCCGTTGCGTCCGTCAACTACCCTGGAGACTTACTGGCGTAGCCGCACCTTCCGGCTCTCCGATTACCGATTTGAACGTCGCGCAGAATCCGTTGGCGCACGGTGA